One stretch of Nocardioides perillae DNA includes these proteins:
- a CDS encoding alpha/beta hydrolase fold domain-containing protein encodes MTAEVQPVARPPFDAELRAGLAVVGGMFPPTITPDLIDFMRVSYAAPPIEDLLLAKGIVCTDDVVVAPDGHEVAVSVLRPKDAPGERPGVVYAHSGGLMFGDRFSGIDLVLDWVSDFGAVLVTVEYRLAPEHPHPYPFDDMYAALEAAASRAGDWGLRRDRLVVAGASAGGGLAAGLALAARDRNGPVLRGQVLDYPMLDDRGSTASTHQFDGIGVWDRVSNETGWTALLGDARGTEAVSEYAAPARARDLSGLPPAFIDVGAAEIFRDEAIAYADGIWRAGGDAELHVWSGAFHACDIFAAHTSVGRAMIRARNDWVERIIAD; translated from the coding sequence GTGACAGCCGAGGTGCAGCCGGTCGCGCGCCCGCCGTTCGACGCCGAGCTGCGGGCCGGCCTGGCGGTGGTCGGCGGCATGTTCCCGCCGACGATCACGCCCGACCTCATCGACTTCATGCGCGTGTCGTACGCCGCCCCGCCCATCGAGGACCTCCTCCTCGCCAAGGGCATCGTCTGCACCGACGACGTGGTCGTCGCTCCGGACGGGCACGAGGTCGCCGTGTCGGTGCTGCGTCCCAAGGATGCGCCTGGTGAGCGCCCGGGGGTGGTGTACGCGCACTCGGGCGGGCTGATGTTCGGCGACCGCTTCAGCGGGATCGACCTGGTTCTCGACTGGGTGTCCGACTTCGGCGCGGTCCTCGTGACGGTGGAGTATCGGCTGGCACCTGAGCACCCGCACCCGTACCCCTTCGACGACATGTACGCCGCGCTCGAGGCCGCTGCCTCGCGTGCAGGGGATTGGGGCTTGCGGCGTGACCGCCTCGTGGTCGCGGGAGCGAGCGCCGGAGGTGGGCTCGCAGCAGGCCTTGCGCTCGCAGCCCGCGACCGAAACGGACCGGTGCTACGGGGTCAGGTACTCGACTACCCGATGCTCGACGACCGCGGCAGCACGGCCTCGACCCATCAGTTCGACGGCATCGGCGTGTGGGACCGCGTCAGCAACGAGACCGGCTGGACTGCTCTGCTCGGCGACGCCCGCGGCACCGAGGCCGTGTCAGAGTACGCCGCCCCCGCCCGCGCAAGGGACCTCTCGGGCCTGCCTCCGGCATTCATCGACGTGGGTGCCGCCGAAATCTTCCGCGACGAGGCGATCGCCTACGCGGACGGGATCTGGCGTGCGGGCGGTGACGCGGAGCTGCACGTGTGGTCGGGGGCCTTCCACGCATGCGACATCTTTGCCGCCCATACCTCCGTCGGCCGCGCCATGATCCGGGCCAGGAACGACTGGGTCGAGCGGATCATCGCCGACTGA
- a CDS encoding helix-turn-helix domain-containing protein: MQELLGRIARLDPSASLGLRVIACFDELMVGNVNTRALLAAAASLAGCVAGFHSETPARTVRIDPRGHHAADVRPEVDPAFQQDASDGLTVWLERNGERQPNDAIVLERLALAVRMRHGRGRESDHRRDLSLLLDPEVDVQARCVSAITLGLRPGTRYRVVCAPLFAVWPEHPQGPEDVVATRFGAIHALVLPASAHEVAAVPSGVGVATEVEDLHHSFRTALVALRLCDPPAVGSVLADDFGGLIGLLADAPDGSFQPDVALVDAVMAYPWGAETLSSVVRSHSLRQAAREAGVHHSTMQSRLETVNATLGFDPFEGYGRTRLGTAYLVWRLRHSRVLDLPAPIATP, from the coding sequence GTGCAGGAGCTGCTCGGCCGCATTGCCCGGCTCGACCCGAGCGCGAGCCTCGGGCTGCGCGTCATCGCCTGCTTCGACGAACTCATGGTCGGCAACGTCAACACGCGCGCGCTGCTTGCCGCTGCCGCATCGCTCGCTGGCTGCGTCGCCGGCTTCCACTCCGAGACGCCGGCAAGGACCGTGCGCATCGATCCCCGCGGCCACCACGCGGCCGACGTACGACCGGAGGTGGACCCGGCGTTCCAGCAGGATGCGAGCGACGGACTGACAGTGTGGTTGGAGCGGAACGGGGAGCGGCAGCCCAACGACGCCATCGTGCTGGAGCGACTCGCCCTGGCGGTTCGCATGCGGCACGGCCGCGGGCGTGAGAGCGACCACCGGCGCGACCTGAGCCTGCTGCTCGATCCCGAGGTGGACGTGCAGGCACGCTGCGTTTCTGCGATCACCCTCGGACTGCGTCCGGGGACGCGCTACCGAGTGGTCTGTGCGCCCCTCTTCGCCGTGTGGCCCGAGCACCCCCAGGGCCCCGAGGACGTCGTTGCAACGCGTTTCGGTGCCATCCACGCGCTGGTCCTTCCGGCCAGTGCCCACGAGGTGGCCGCTGTACCCAGCGGGGTCGGCGTCGCCACCGAGGTGGAGGACCTCCACCACTCCTTCCGCACAGCTCTCGTCGCGCTGCGGCTGTGCGATCCGCCGGCGGTCGGGTCGGTTCTGGCCGACGACTTCGGCGGACTGATCGGGCTGCTCGCCGACGCGCCGGACGGCTCCTTCCAGCCCGACGTCGCGCTGGTCGACGCAGTGATGGCCTACCCGTGGGGCGCGGAGACCTTGTCCTCGGTGGTCCGGTCGCACTCGTTGCGGCAGGCCGCTCGCGAAGCCGGCGTGCACCACAGCACGATGCAGTCGCGCCTCGAGACCGTGAACGCGACTCTCGGGTTCGACCCGTTCGAGGGCTACGGGCGCACGCGCCTTGGCACGGCGTACCTCGTCTGGCGCCTGCGCCACTCGCGCGTCTTGGACCTGCCGGCGCCTATCGCCACACCTTGA
- a CDS encoding putative quinol monooxygenase, with protein sequence MSTPASLPYAFVAKIVAADGQHDALADLLAGAVALANEEVGTIVWFAVRTHADTFWIFDAFPDEAARDAHANGAIVAALTANQHLLGAAPEILAADVLASKLP encoded by the coding sequence ATGTCCACACCCGCATCACTTCCGTATGCCTTCGTCGCCAAGATCGTCGCGGCCGATGGACAGCACGACGCGCTCGCCGATCTGCTCGCCGGCGCTGTCGCGCTCGCCAACGAAGAGGTAGGAACGATTGTCTGGTTCGCGGTCAGGACCCACGCCGACACCTTCTGGATCTTCGATGCATTCCCCGACGAGGCCGCTCGCGACGCCCACGCCAACGGCGCCATCGTCGCAGCCCTGACGGCCAACCAGCACCTCCTCGGCGCAGCACCCGAGATCCTGGCGGCCGACGTCCTCGCGTCCAAGCTCCCGTAG
- a CDS encoding GlxA family transcriptional regulator gives MRIGLIAIDGCFGSAVASVIDIVRVADGARGDVDPRIDPIELAILGPKRRVTTTASMTLSVDHPLSESAEFDVVVVPALGTLTAAATNDALQSRDARSVIASLGRLDDATTRIAAACTGVFAVAETGRMHHRRATTSWFLGPEFLKRYPTVALDLDTMVVVDGNLVTAGAAFAHIDLALSLVRSISPDLAQHVAKLLIIDERPSQAAFVAYEHLRHEDPIVVEFERFVRARLDEPFNVAFVAQSLGTSRRTLERRVRAALNLTPLGFVQRLRIERARHLSATTDLTSAEIALRVGYANAETLRSLLRRERRRS, from the coding sequence ATGCGTATCGGACTGATCGCGATCGACGGCTGCTTCGGTTCGGCTGTCGCGTCGGTCATCGACATCGTGCGGGTGGCCGACGGAGCCCGCGGCGATGTCGACCCGCGGATCGACCCGATCGAACTCGCCATCCTCGGACCGAAACGGAGAGTGACCACGACGGCATCGATGACCCTGTCGGTGGACCACCCGCTGTCGGAGTCCGCAGAGTTCGACGTGGTCGTCGTCCCTGCGCTCGGAACCCTCACGGCCGCCGCTACCAACGACGCCCTCCAGAGCCGAGATGCTCGTTCGGTCATCGCCTCGCTCGGGCGCCTCGACGACGCGACCACCCGGATCGCCGCGGCGTGCACCGGCGTGTTCGCTGTCGCCGAGACCGGACGGATGCATCATCGGCGGGCGACGACCAGCTGGTTCCTGGGGCCGGAGTTCCTGAAGCGCTATCCGACCGTCGCCCTCGATCTCGACACCATGGTCGTGGTCGACGGGAACCTCGTCACCGCCGGCGCCGCGTTCGCCCACATCGACCTCGCGCTCTCACTCGTGCGATCGATCAGCCCCGACCTGGCCCAACATGTCGCCAAGCTCCTCATCATCGACGAGCGTCCGTCGCAGGCGGCCTTCGTCGCCTACGAACATCTCCGGCACGAGGACCCGATCGTCGTCGAGTTCGAACGCTTCGTGCGCGCCCGCCTGGACGAACCGTTCAACGTCGCCTTCGTCGCGCAGTCGCTCGGCACCAGCCGGCGCACCCTCGAACGGCGAGTCCGTGCGGCGCTCAACCTCACTCCGCTCGGCTTCGTCCAACGGCTTCGCATCGAACGAGCTCGGCACCTCTCAGCAACCACGGACCTCACCTCCGCGGAGATCGCGCTACGGGTCGGCTACGCGAACGCCGAGACTCTGCGCTCCCTCCTGCGCAGGGAGCGACGCCGTTCCTGA
- a CDS encoding response regulator: MIRVLVVDDDFMVARIHRGFVERTPGFEVVGVAHNAAEALVAVEELAPDLVLLDVYLPDVLGLDLLQQMREVKPDVDVIVISAAREAETVRRALRGGIVHYLIKPFSYDDLRQRLVHYQEAYGQLAVAEAEADQADVDRVFGGASGPTASARLPKGFSAETLRLVEEALRGAGTDLSAAETGEVVGIARVSARRYLEHLVTLGRAEVRLKYGEVGRPERRYAWR, encoded by the coding sequence GTGATCCGGGTGCTCGTCGTCGACGACGACTTCATGGTGGCGCGCATCCACCGCGGCTTCGTCGAGCGCACGCCCGGCTTCGAGGTGGTGGGGGTGGCGCACAACGCCGCCGAGGCGCTGGTGGCCGTCGAGGAGCTCGCGCCCGACCTGGTGCTGCTCGACGTCTACCTCCCCGACGTGCTCGGCCTCGACCTGCTGCAGCAGATGCGCGAGGTCAAGCCCGACGTCGACGTCATCGTCATCAGCGCCGCCCGTGAGGCCGAGACGGTGCGCCGGGCGCTGCGCGGCGGCATCGTGCACTACCTGATCAAGCCGTTCTCCTACGACGACCTGCGCCAGCGGCTGGTGCACTACCAGGAGGCCTACGGCCAGCTCGCCGTCGCCGAGGCGGAGGCCGATCAGGCCGACGTCGACCGCGTCTTCGGCGGCGCGTCGGGGCCGACGGCATCGGCCAGGCTGCCGAAGGGGTTCAGCGCCGAGACGCTCCGCCTGGTCGAGGAGGCGCTCCGCGGCGCCGGCACCGACCTGTCCGCCGCCGAGACCGGCGAGGTCGTCGGCATCGCCCGCGTCAGCGCCCGGCGCTACCTCGAGCACCTCGTCACCCTCGGCCGCGCCGAGGTGCGGCTCAAGTACGGCGAGGTGGGCCGCCCGGAGCGTCGGTACGCCTGGCGCTGA
- a CDS encoding sensor histidine kinase gives MTLARQFLLLQLLIVLVVLVFVAAISIAQSAADFRRVAGRAALSAAENLAATALVRERLPDAEPRLGAALPAAAESLRAQSGATGVTLVRADGVVVVSSDPTLLGEELPLGESDVLQGRSWTGVVERSGQRSVVAHVPVLSDEPARTGELVGFVVVARAYPSTLQLLQRAAPNLAIYLGVASLLGVVGSLLLSRRVKRQTLGLEPVEIASLVEHREAMLHGLKEGVVALDTHGRVTLLNDSARDLLGLPADSVGRTLAELDVDPVLGRALSEEGGVDRMVLADDRVLVLNHVPLRSRSRVIGSVTTLRDRTELSSLERELGSTRAVSDTLRAQTHEFANRLHTISGLLTLEEYDEAIGFVQGVGRERAGLDGAVTSRIGDPTVAALLIAKVSLANEKGVTLRLSPTSDLDVLDEDLSRDVTTVVGNLVDNAVDAVSGGVGGTVTVHLAATPLAVGVADVADVADGEVDRAVPRGGELPGVLVEVRDDGPGVPPGDEEAVFVQGWSTKAQAGAADAGGADAGRGFGLALTRLVCRRRGGEVAVRNDGGAVFTATLPGAPR, from the coding sequence ATGACGCTGGCGCGGCAGTTCCTGCTGCTGCAGCTGCTCATCGTGCTCGTCGTGCTCGTCTTCGTGGCCGCCATCTCGATCGCGCAGTCCGCCGCCGACTTCCGCCGGGTGGCGGGGCGCGCCGCGCTGTCGGCGGCGGAGAACCTCGCGGCGACCGCGCTCGTGCGCGAACGGCTCCCCGACGCCGAGCCGCGGCTGGGGGCCGCCCTGCCGGCGGCCGCGGAGTCGCTGCGGGCGCAGTCGGGCGCGACGGGGGTGACGCTGGTGCGCGCCGACGGCGTGGTGGTCGTCTCCTCCGACCCGACCCTGCTGGGCGAGGAGCTGCCGCTCGGCGAGAGCGACGTGCTGCAGGGCCGGTCGTGGACGGGCGTGGTCGAGCGCAGCGGCCAGCGCTCGGTCGTGGCGCACGTGCCGGTGCTCTCCGACGAGCCGGCGCGCACCGGCGAGCTGGTCGGCTTCGTGGTGGTGGCGCGCGCCTACCCCTCCACGCTGCAGCTGCTGCAACGCGCGGCGCCCAACCTCGCGATCTACCTCGGCGTCGCCTCGCTGCTCGGGGTGGTCGGCTCGCTGCTGCTCTCGCGCCGGGTGAAGCGGCAGACGCTCGGCCTGGAGCCGGTGGAGATCGCCTCGCTGGTCGAGCACCGCGAGGCGATGCTGCACGGGTTGAAGGAGGGCGTGGTCGCCCTCGACACCCACGGCCGGGTGACGCTGCTCAACGACAGCGCCCGCGACCTGCTCGGCCTGCCGGCCGACAGCGTCGGGCGCACGCTGGCCGAGCTCGACGTCGACCCGGTGCTGGGCCGCGCGCTGAGCGAAGAGGGCGGGGTCGACCGGATGGTCCTGGCCGACGACCGGGTGCTGGTGCTCAACCACGTGCCGCTGCGCTCGCGCAGCCGGGTCATCGGCTCGGTCACCACCCTGCGCGACCGCACCGAGCTCAGCTCGCTGGAGCGCGAGCTCGGCAGCACCCGCGCGGTCTCCGACACGCTGCGCGCGCAGACCCACGAGTTCGCCAACCGGCTCCACACGATCAGCGGCCTGCTGACCCTGGAGGAGTACGACGAGGCGATCGGCTTCGTCCAGGGCGTCGGGCGCGAGCGGGCCGGGCTCGACGGTGCCGTGACCTCGCGGATCGGGGACCCCACGGTCGCGGCGCTGCTCATCGCCAAGGTCAGCCTGGCGAACGAGAAGGGGGTCACCCTGCGCCTCTCCCCCACCTCCGACCTCGACGTGCTCGACGAGGACCTGTCGCGCGACGTGACCACGGTCGTCGGCAACCTGGTCGACAACGCGGTCGACGCGGTCTCGGGTGGGGTCGGCGGCACCGTCACCGTGCACCTGGCGGCGACGCCGCTGGCGGTCGGCGTGGCTGACGTCGCCGACGTCGCTGACGGCGAGGTCGACCGGGCGGTGCCGCGGGGTGGCGAGCTGCCGGGGGTGCTGGTCGAGGTGCGCGACGACGGCCCGGGCGTGCCGCCGGGTGACGAGGAGGCGGTGTTCGTGCAGGGCTGGTCGACCAAGGCGCAGGCGGGTGCGGCGGACGCGGGTGGGGCGGACGCGGGCCGCGGCTTCGGCCTGGCGCTGACGCGGCTGGTGTGCCGGCGCCGCGGCGGCGAGGTGGCCGTGCGCAACGACGGCGGTGCGGTCTTCACCGCGACGCTGCCGGGAGCGCCGCGGTGA
- a CDS encoding Bug family tripartite tricarboxylate transporter substrate binding protein has translation MRRSRALATAAALGLSLTLSACSVTGDQAAGEGGEADSLADLRIMVPNSAGGGYDTTARVAAKVMEDEGIAEGIEVFNLEGAGGTVGLARTVNEAGNGDLALLMGLGVVGASYTNDTDATLTRTTPLAKLIEEPGAVMVPKDSPFETIDDLVAAWQADPSGLTVGGGSSPGGPDHLLPMQLAEAVGIDPREVNFVSYDGGGDLLPAILGSKLDFATSGAGEFLDQIESGEVRVLATSGEERLEQVDAPTLVESDVDLVFTNWRGIVAPPEVDDADRDAMIAALEQLHASDGWEQALEDNGWEDAFMTGDEFEAFLTEQDARVRDTLSQLGLA, from the coding sequence ATGCGCCGATCCCGCGCACTCGCCACCGCCGCCGCCCTCGGCCTCTCGCTCACGCTCTCCGCCTGCTCGGTCACCGGCGACCAGGCCGCCGGCGAGGGCGGCGAGGCCGACTCGCTGGCCGACCTGCGGATCATGGTCCCCAACTCCGCCGGCGGTGGCTACGACACCACCGCCCGCGTCGCCGCGAAGGTGATGGAGGACGAGGGCATCGCCGAGGGCATCGAGGTCTTCAACCTCGAGGGCGCCGGCGGCACCGTCGGCCTGGCACGCACCGTCAACGAGGCCGGCAACGGCGACCTCGCGCTGCTCATGGGCCTCGGCGTCGTCGGCGCGAGCTACACCAACGACACCGACGCGACGCTCACCCGGACCACCCCGCTGGCCAAGCTCATCGAGGAGCCGGGCGCCGTCATGGTCCCGAAGGACTCGCCCTTCGAGACCATCGACGACCTGGTCGCCGCGTGGCAGGCCGACCCGAGCGGCCTCACCGTCGGCGGCGGCTCCTCGCCGGGCGGGCCCGACCACCTGCTGCCCATGCAGCTCGCCGAGGCCGTCGGCATCGACCCCCGCGAGGTCAACTTCGTCTCCTACGACGGCGGTGGCGACCTGCTGCCCGCCATCCTCGGCAGCAAGCTCGACTTCGCCACCTCCGGTGCCGGCGAGTTCCTCGACCAGATCGAGAGCGGCGAGGTGCGCGTGCTGGCCACCAGCGGCGAGGAGCGCCTCGAGCAGGTCGACGCCCCGACGCTGGTCGAGTCCGACGTCGACCTGGTCTTCACCAACTGGCGCGGCATCGTCGCCCCGCCCGAGGTCGACGACGCCGACCGCGACGCCATGATCGCCGCGCTCGAGCAGCTGCACGCCAGCGACGGCTGGGAGCAGGCGCTCGAGGACAACGGCTGGGAGGACGCCTTCATGACCGGCGACGAGTTCGAGGCCTTCCTCACCGAGCAGGACGCCCGCGTGCGCGACACCCTGTCGCAGCTGGGGCTGGCGTGA
- a CDS encoding tripartite tricarboxylate transporter TctB family protein, with protein sequence MTSPATPVVRDRAELGFAALLGVAGAVVVLDALRIQAAYSQSDPVGPRTMPLVVGALLVVCAGVLAVDVWRGGHGAAEGGEDVDLGHPTEWRTVVPLVAVFVAHVLLVDRLGWVVSGTLLFWGSVWALGSRHPVRDGVVSLLLSLGTFYGFYVGLGIYLPAGVLEGIL encoded by the coding sequence GTGACCTCGCCCGCCACCCCCGTGGTCCGCGACCGCGCCGAGCTGGGCTTCGCGGCCCTGCTCGGCGTGGCCGGCGCGGTGGTCGTGCTGGACGCCCTGCGCATCCAGGCGGCGTACTCCCAGTCCGACCCGGTCGGGCCGCGCACCATGCCGCTGGTCGTCGGCGCGCTGCTGGTGGTCTGCGCCGGCGTGCTCGCCGTCGACGTGTGGCGCGGCGGGCACGGCGCGGCCGAGGGCGGCGAGGACGTCGACCTCGGCCACCCGACCGAGTGGCGCACCGTCGTGCCGCTGGTCGCGGTCTTCGTCGCCCACGTGCTGCTCGTCGACAGGCTCGGCTGGGTGGTCTCCGGGACGCTGCTCTTCTGGGGCAGCGTCTGGGCGCTCGGCAGCCGGCACCCCGTGCGTGACGGGGTCGTGTCGCTGCTGCTCTCGCTCGGCACCTTCTACGGCTTCTACGTCGGCCTCGGCATCTACCTGCCCGCCGGCGTGCTGGAGGGGATCCTCTGA
- a CDS encoding tripartite tricarboxylate transporter permease: MDVIGSLLEGFATAATPTNLAYALLGVLLGTAVGVLPGLGPAMTVALLLPVTYALEPTSAFIMFAGIYYGGMFGGSTTSILLNTPGESSSVVTAIEGNKMAKSGRAAQALATAAVGSFVAGTIGTALLVLCAPIVVGFAVSLGSPSYFAIMVLALVAVTAVLGSSRVRGFSALGLGLALGLVGMDPVTGQQRLTFDQPLLVDGLDVVIVAVAIFAVGEALWVAAHLRRTAAHVIPVGRPWMGREDWSRSWRPWLRGTAYGFPFGAMPAGGAEIPTFLSYVTEKRFARKPEEFGHGAIEGVAGPEAANNASAAGTLVPMLSLGLPVNATAAVMLAAFTQYGIQPGPLLFDREPQLVWALIASLFIGNVLLLLVNLPLAPAWTKLLQLPRPYLYAGILFFATLGAYSVNLQAFDLGILMVLGLLGFAMRRCGVPVLPLVIGLILGPRVEEQLRTSLQLSGGEVSGLFNEPVAIVVYALIALLLAWPLLAKLLPGRSPARAGAAAEGAPAEPDDERELVSSERSR, encoded by the coding sequence ATGGACGTGATCGGCTCGCTCCTCGAGGGCTTCGCCACCGCGGCGACGCCCACCAACCTCGCCTACGCGCTGCTCGGCGTGCTGCTGGGCACCGCCGTGGGTGTGCTGCCCGGCCTCGGCCCGGCGATGACGGTCGCGCTGCTGCTGCCCGTGACCTACGCGCTCGAGCCCACCAGCGCCTTCATCATGTTCGCCGGCATCTACTACGGCGGCATGTTCGGCGGCTCCACCACCTCGATCCTGCTCAACACCCCCGGCGAGTCCTCCTCGGTGGTGACCGCGATCGAGGGCAACAAGATGGCCAAGTCCGGCCGGGCCGCGCAGGCGCTGGCCACCGCGGCCGTCGGGTCGTTCGTCGCCGGCACCATCGGCACGGCGCTGCTCGTGCTGTGCGCGCCGATCGTCGTCGGCTTCGCGGTCAGCCTCGGCTCCCCGTCGTACTTCGCGATCATGGTGCTCGCCCTCGTCGCCGTCACCGCCGTGCTCGGCAGCTCGCGCGTCCGCGGCTTCTCGGCGCTCGGGCTCGGCCTCGCGCTCGGCCTGGTCGGGATGGACCCCGTCACCGGGCAGCAGCGGCTCACCTTCGACCAGCCGCTGCTCGTCGACGGGCTCGACGTCGTCATCGTCGCCGTCGCGATCTTCGCCGTCGGCGAGGCGCTGTGGGTCGCCGCCCACCTGCGCCGCACCGCCGCCCACGTGATCCCGGTCGGACGGCCGTGGATGGGCCGCGAGGACTGGAGCCGCTCGTGGCGGCCCTGGCTGCGGGGCACGGCGTACGGCTTCCCCTTCGGCGCGATGCCGGCCGGCGGCGCCGAGATCCCGACGTTCCTCTCCTACGTCACGGAGAAGCGCTTCGCGCGCAAGCCGGAGGAGTTCGGCCACGGCGCCATCGAGGGCGTCGCCGGGCCGGAGGCGGCCAACAACGCCTCGGCCGCGGGCACGCTCGTGCCGATGCTCTCGCTGGGCCTGCCGGTCAACGCGACCGCCGCGGTGATGCTCGCGGCGTTCACGCAGTACGGCATCCAGCCCGGGCCGCTGCTCTTCGACCGGGAGCCGCAGCTGGTGTGGGCGCTCATCGCCTCGCTCTTCATCGGCAACGTGCTGCTGCTGCTGGTCAACCTGCCGCTCGCGCCGGCCTGGACCAAGCTGCTGCAGCTGCCGCGGCCCTACCTCTACGCCGGGATCCTCTTCTTCGCCACGCTCGGCGCCTACTCGGTCAACCTGCAGGCCTTCGACCTCGGGATCCTGATGGTGCTCGGCCTGCTCGGCTTCGCGATGCGGCGCTGCGGCGTGCCCGTGCTGCCGCTGGTGATCGGGCTGATCCTCGGCCCGCGCGTCGAGGAGCAGCTGCGCACGTCGCTGCAGCTCAGCGGCGGTGAGGTGTCCGGGCTGTTCAACGAGCCGGTGGCGATCGTGGTCTACGCGCTGATCGCGCTGCTGCTGGCCTGGCCGCTGCTGGCCAAGCTGCTGCCGGGGCGGTCGCCTGCCCGCGCTGGCGCTGCTGCGGAGGGCGCCCCCGCCGAGCCCGACGACGAGCGCGAGCTCGTGTCCAGTGAGAGGAGCCGGTGA
- a CDS encoding universal stress protein produces MTVVVGYVPTPEGAAALEQAVDHVRSRDARLVVVNTSRGDRLVDERYALDDQVARVRERLDDAGVAYDVVHGVHGREAHDELLDAARDHRADLLVIGLRRRTPVGKLLLGSTAQRVLLEARCPVLAVKP; encoded by the coding sequence ATGACGGTGGTGGTCGGCTACGTGCCCACCCCCGAGGGAGCGGCGGCGCTCGAGCAGGCCGTCGACCACGTGCGGTCGCGGGACGCCCGCCTGGTCGTGGTCAACACCTCGCGCGGCGACCGGCTCGTCGACGAGCGCTACGCCCTCGACGACCAGGTCGCGCGAGTGCGCGAGCGCCTCGACGACGCCGGCGTGGCCTACGACGTCGTGCACGGCGTGCACGGGCGCGAGGCGCACGACGAGCTGCTCGACGCGGCGCGCGACCACCGCGCCGACCTGCTGGTCATCGGCCTGCGGCGGCGCACGCCGGTGGGCAAGCTGCTCCTCGGCAGCACCGCCCAGCGTGTGCTGCTCGAGGCGCGGTGCCCGGTGCTGGCCGTCAAGCCCTGA
- a CDS encoding DUF488 family protein, whose product MSDAAPPHGPATAPPTAVSFGHGTAGQDELATLLTGAGVGLVVDVRRFPGSRRHPHTATDELARWLPEHGVDYRWEPRLGGRRRLTPEEADADPWWRVEAFRAYAAYTRTDEFRAGLDELLVDLAARADVGQAVAFMCSESLWWRCHRRLVSDVFVALHDVPVAHLGHDGRLTPHEVSAGARVAEDGLRYDREP is encoded by the coding sequence ATGAGCGACGCTGCTCCCCCGCACGGGCCCGCGACTGCACCCCCGACCGCGGTGTCCTTCGGGCACGGGACGGCGGGGCAGGACGAGCTCGCGACGCTGCTCACGGGCGCGGGGGTCGGGCTCGTCGTCGACGTGCGCCGCTTCCCCGGCAGCCGCCGCCACCCGCACACCGCGACCGACGAGCTCGCCCGGTGGCTGCCCGAGCACGGCGTGGACTACCGCTGGGAGCCGCGGCTGGGCGGGCGGCGACGGCTAACGCCCGAGGAGGCCGACGCCGACCCGTGGTGGCGGGTGGAGGCGTTCCGCGCCTACGCCGCCTACACCCGCACCGACGAGTTCCGCGCCGGGCTCGACGAGCTCCTCGTCGACCTGGCCGCCCGGGCCGACGTCGGGCAGGCGGTCGCCTTCATGTGCAGCGAGTCGTTGTGGTGGCGCTGCCACCGCCGGCTCGTCTCCGACGTGTTCGTGGCGCTGCACGACGTGCCCGTCGCGCACCTCGGCCACGACGGCCGCCTCACGCCGCACGAGGTCTCGGCCGGGGCGCGGGTGGCCGAGGACGGACTGCGCTACGACCGCGAGCCCTGA